A part of Oncorhynchus clarkii lewisi isolate Uvic-CL-2024 chromosome 17, UVic_Ocla_1.0, whole genome shotgun sequence genomic DNA contains:
- the LOC139370751 gene encoding protein-glutamine gamma-glutamyltransferase 2-like → MAQALEIARWDLECEFNNTDHRTELNGVEQLIVRRGQPFTINLHLRSGEYQTGGSALDLTVETGPQPSDQYGTRASFGLTDQIDTSRWSAAVTSPPGYMVSLSICSPPDAPIGRWRLTLGQGGLVEFVLLYNPWCTGDVVYMDSEEKLAEYVLAQDGIIYRGSWKYLIPTPWNFGQFEDGILEACLRILEMNPKCLRNPGKDASGRKNPIYVSRVLSAMVNCNDDKGVLLGRWTDDYDGGVSPLSWKGSVEILRNWDTNACQPVRFGQCWVFAAVACSVSRALGIPCRVVTNYNSAHDTNSNLVIERYVDENGQLVQKSRDMIWNYHCWVENWMTRPDLKPGYDGWQAMDPTPQEKSEGVYCCGPIPLKAIKEGELTYKYDAPFVFAEVNADVHTFMKRKDGSTEKIISSVQVGLKISTKSVGSDRREDITHLYKYPEGSDEEREAFTKANHQNKLLQQQTNAGLLIAIKVSAEMKKGCDFDVFAVVTNNTPNGKKCRLVFGSRAVSYNGILGENCGFKDLLNVELAPGEEKRVPLRMNYSKYAENLTEDNLIRLGALLLDYGTQEAYLAVRNVVLENPEIKVRILGEPKENRKLVAEITLQNPLPVPLQNCCFTVEGSNLTGGQIITEKLNSTVEPGQDAKVKIYFTPTHSGQRKLVVDFDSNKLCHVKGYRNVIIGK, encoded by the exons GTCCCCAGCCCAGTGATCAGTATGGCACACGGGCCTCCTTTGGTCTGACTGACCAAATCGACACCTCCCGTTGGAGTGCCGCGGTCACCAGTCCCCCCGGGTACATGGTGTCCCTGTCCATCTGTTCCCCCCCGGACGCGCCTATCGGACGCTGGCGCTTGACCCTGGGTCAGGGGGGCTTGGTGGAGTTTGTGCTGCTATATAACCCTTGGTGCACAG GCGATGTGGTGTACATGGATAGTGAGGAGAAACTGGCGGAGTACGTCTTGGCTCAAGATGGTATCATTTACCGAGGCAGCTGGAAATACCTCATCCCTACACCTTGGAACTTTGGCCAG TTTGAGGATGGGATCCTGGAAGCTTGTCTGAGAATCTTGGAAATGAACCCCAAGTGCCTGCGTAACCCTGGGAAAGACGCTTCAGGGAGGAAGAACCCAATCTATGTGTCCAGAGTTCTCAGTGCCATg GTGAACTGTAATGACGACAAAGGGGTCTTGCTGGGCAGGTGGACCGACGACTATGACGGTGGGGTGAGCCCCCTGTCAtggaagggcagtgtggagatCCTGCGGAACTGGGACACAAATGCCTGTCAACCTGTGCGCTTTGGCCAATGCTGGGTGTTTGCAGCAGTGGCCTGTTCAG TTTCACGAGCCCTGGGCATCCCTTGTCGAGTGGTCACCAACTATAATTCAGCCCATGACACCAACAGTAACCTGGTGATAGAGCGCTATGTGGATGAGAACGGACAACTTGTTCAGAAGTCGAGAGACATGATATG GAACTACCACTGCTGGGTCGAGAACTGGATGACCAGACCTGACCTTAAACCAGGTTATGATGGCTGGCAGGCCATGGACCCCACACCACAGGAGAAGAGTGAAG GAGTTTACTGCTGCGGCCCTATCCCACTGAAAGCCATCAAGGAGGGCGAGCTCACCTATAAATATGATGCCCCATTTGTGTTTGCGGAGGTCAACGCTGACGTGCACACCTTTATGAAGCGCAAAGACGGCAGCACAGAGAAAATCATTAGCTCTGTCCAAGTGGGCCTGAAGATCAGTACGAAGAGTGTGGGCAGTGATAGGAGAGAGGACATCACACACCTGTACAAGTACCCTGAGG GTTCTGACGAGGAAAGGGAGGCCTTTACAAAAGCCAACCACCAGAACAAACTTCTGCAGCAGCAAACAAATGCTGGCCTGCTTATCGCTATCAAGGTTTCTGCGGAGATGAAGAAGGGCTGCGACTTTGACGTGTTCGCCGTGGTTACGAATAACACACCGAATGGGAAAAAGTGCCGTCTGGTGTTCGGCTCCAGAGCTGTGTCCTACAACGGAATTCTGGGAGAGAACTGTGGGTTCAAAGACCTGCTCAACGTAGAGTTGGCACCTGGAGAAG AGAAGCGAGTTCCTCTGAGAATGAACTATTCCAAGTATGCCGAGAACCTCACTGAGGACAATTTGATCCGGCTGGGGGCTCTGCTTCTAGACTACGGCACCCAAGAGGCCTACCTTGCTGTGAGGAACGTTGTACTGGAAAATCCTGAGATCAAAGTCAGG ATTCTTGGGGAACCCAAAGAGAACCGTAAGCTGGTGGCTGAGATAACTCTACAGAACCCTCTGCCAGTACCACTGCAGAACTGCTGTTTCACCGTGGAGGGTTCCAACCTCACTGGAGGACAGATCATCACTGAGAA ACTTAACTCCACGGTGGAACCCGGGCAAGATGCCAAGGTCAAAATCTACTTCACGCCCACCCACTCAGGCCAACGGAAACTGGTGGTCGACTTTGACAGCAATAAGCTGTGTCACGTCAAGGGCTACAGGAATGTCATCATCGGCAAATAG